The following are from one region of the Treponema denticola genome:
- the obgE gene encoding GTPase ObgE: MVKFADESKIRVSSGKGGNGCIAFRREKYVPMGGPSGGDGGRGGDLIFEIRRNMRTLVHLRHKRVYKAKNGGGGEGSQRFGKKGDDCIIPLPPGCVIKDPDTGKTILDFGDAEEGRFVFLKGGNGGWGNCHFKTSTNQAPKTALPGQEGETREIIVELNIIADIGLVGFPNAGKSSLLDYFTNARPKIAPYPFTTKIPNLGVLRVDEERDVIIADIPGILEGASEGIGLGIRFLKHIARSAGLAFLIDLSDDNYLRAYDILCKELESYSKELAQKKRIIIATKLDLPDTKERFTELKNAIPDQEILGISLYNEWGLGEVKKAFIRLADEMQKTKPQKESLDPYGQNKNFMTAELDDVSYEEKNDDEHFGATVSLSRKRKPKK; this comes from the coding sequence ATGGTAAAATTTGCAGATGAATCTAAAATAAGAGTTTCCTCGGGAAAGGGCGGCAACGGCTGTATTGCCTTTAGGCGGGAAAAGTATGTTCCCATGGGAGGCCCATCGGGAGGGGACGGCGGCCGAGGCGGAGACCTCATCTTTGAAATACGCCGCAACATGAGAACTCTGGTTCATTTGAGACATAAAAGAGTGTACAAGGCAAAAAACGGCGGAGGAGGGGAAGGCTCTCAACGTTTCGGTAAAAAAGGCGATGACTGCATAATACCTCTTCCTCCCGGCTGTGTTATAAAGGACCCTGACACGGGAAAAACTATTTTGGATTTTGGAGATGCTGAAGAAGGCCGCTTTGTTTTTCTCAAAGGTGGAAACGGCGGTTGGGGAAATTGTCATTTTAAGACCTCCACAAATCAGGCTCCTAAAACCGCCCTTCCCGGACAAGAAGGGGAGACAAGAGAAATAATCGTCGAGCTTAACATAATAGCCGATATAGGTTTGGTTGGTTTTCCCAACGCAGGAAAATCTTCACTTCTCGACTATTTTACAAATGCAAGGCCTAAAATCGCTCCATATCCCTTTACCACCAAAATTCCGAACCTCGGAGTTTTGCGTGTAGACGAAGAAAGAGATGTCATCATTGCCGACATACCGGGAATCCTTGAGGGGGCTTCTGAGGGTATAGGACTAGGCATCAGATTTTTAAAGCACATAGCCCGTTCTGCAGGTCTCGCCTTTTTAATAGACCTTTCAGACGATAACTATTTAAGGGCATACGATATTCTTTGTAAAGAATTGGAAAGCTATTCAAAAGAATTGGCTCAAAAGAAAAGAATTATAATTGCCACAAAATTGGATTTACCCGATACAAAAGAAAGATTTACTGAGCTTAAAAATGCAATCCCCGATCAGGAAATTTTAGGTATTTCGCTTTACAATGAATGGGGTTTGGGAGAGGTAAAAAAAGCCTTTATCCGCTTGGCCGATGAAATGCAAAAAACAAAACCTCAAAAAGAAAGTCTTGACCCATACGGCCAAAATAAAAATTTTATGACGGCAGAGCTCGATGATGTTTCTTACGAAGAAAAAAACGATGATGAACACTTTGGAGCAACGGTCAGCCTAAGCCGTAAAAGGAAACCTAAAAAATGA
- the rpmA gene encoding 50S ribosomal protein L27, whose amino-acid sequence MARKKGGSGAKNGRDSNPKYLGVKVYGGTEVSAGSILVRQRGTSIHPGNNVGCGKDYTLFAKADGVVTYHERKGRKLASIEAK is encoded by the coding sequence ATGGCACGTAAAAAGGGCGGCAGCGGTGCAAAAAACGGAAGAGATTCCAATCCTAAATATTTGGGTGTTAAAGTTTACGGCGGAACGGAAGTATCGGCCGGTTCAATTTTGGTTCGCCAGAGAGGTACTTCAATCCATCCGGGTAACAATGTAGGCTGCGGAAAAGACTATACATTATTTGCAAAAGCTGACGGTGTAGTTACCTACCATGAAAGAAAGGGTAGAAAACTTGCATCTATCGAAGCAAAGTAA
- a CDS encoding ribosomal-processing cysteine protease Prp translates to MVKIRLLSNAENCFSAFESSGHAEGNHVGSGHADFGDNDGKPEKGGNIVCAAVTILLKTAVLSLSSAQKESSSLKAEIRADNPGYLSAKITAFSGDDKPRLQYLLEFLTIGLMAIEAEYPDCLDLQIE, encoded by the coding sequence GTGGTAAAAATTCGGCTTCTTTCAAATGCTGAAAACTGTTTTTCGGCCTTTGAGTCGTCAGGCCACGCAGAAGGCAACCACGTCGGCAGCGGCCACGCTGATTTTGGCGATAATGACGGCAAGCCGGAAAAAGGCGGCAATATAGTTTGTGCCGCCGTTACCATTTTGCTTAAAACGGCCGTTTTAAGCTTAAGCTCGGCTCAAAAAGAGAGTTCAAGCTTAAAGGCCGAAATACGGGCTGATAATCCGGGCTATCTTTCGGCAAAGATAACAGCTTTTTCAGGAGATGATAAGCCCAGATTGCAGTATTTACTGGAATTTTTAACAATAGGTTTAATGGCTATTGAAGCCGAATATCCCGATTGTTTGGATTTACAGATAGAGTAA
- the rplU gene encoding 50S ribosomal protein L21, whose protein sequence is MYALIEYKGKQYKAEKGAKLVVDKLSAESGSKIDIDTVLLISDGDKVTVGTPYVSGAKVSATVGDSFRERKIIVYKHKAKKNYHRTQGHRQAHTCITVDNIVG, encoded by the coding sequence ATGTACGCACTTATTGAGTATAAAGGCAAACAGTATAAGGCTGAAAAAGGAGCAAAGCTCGTAGTTGATAAGCTTTCTGCAGAAAGTGGAAGCAAAATCGACATTGACACCGTTCTTTTGATCAGCGATGGAGATAAGGTTACTGTAGGAACTCCCTATGTAAGCGGAGCTAAGGTTTCTGCAACCGTAGGCGATTCTTTCCGAGAACGAAAGATTATTGTTTACAAGCATAAGGCTAAAAAGAATTACCACAGAACCCAAGGACATAGACAGGCTCATACCTGTATTACTGTTGACAATATTGTCGGATAA
- the galE gene encoding UDP-glucose 4-epimerase GalE has translation MIKRVLVTGGAGFIGSHIVADLCEKGYEPIILDNFSNSSPKIIPVLEKICSKKLELVQIDIKDKEKLFNFFKSTSIDAVIHLAAYKAVGESVEKPLKYYENNISGLVNLLLAMQEHKVKNFIFSSSATVYGDAKVVPIPENSPISAANPYGRTKLMSEEILKDTAFSDKDLSIIALRYFNPIGAHKSADIGELPSGIPNNLFPYIAQVALGKLPHLNVFGNDYDTPDGTCIRDYIHILDLASGHTAALEKIASGFKGFDVYNLGTGIGYSVLDIVNAFKKASGIDLPVKSAARRAGDVPRSCANPDKANKELNWKAKYNLEEMCKDGWAWYKKHPAGFV, from the coding sequence TTGATTAAAAGAGTATTGGTTACAGGAGGAGCCGGATTTATAGGTTCCCACATCGTTGCAGATTTATGCGAAAAAGGCTATGAGCCTATTATTTTGGATAATTTTTCTAATTCTTCACCTAAAATAATTCCCGTATTGGAAAAAATATGCTCTAAAAAATTGGAGCTTGTACAGATAGATATAAAGGACAAGGAAAAGCTCTTTAACTTTTTTAAAAGTACCTCTATTGATGCAGTAATTCACCTTGCCGCATATAAGGCCGTAGGGGAGTCCGTAGAAAAGCCCTTAAAATACTATGAAAACAATATTTCCGGGCTTGTCAATCTTTTGCTTGCCATGCAGGAACACAAGGTGAAAAACTTTATATTCAGTTCTTCGGCCACAGTCTACGGAGATGCAAAGGTTGTCCCCATTCCTGAAAATTCTCCTATTTCTGCTGCAAATCCTTACGGAAGAACCAAGCTTATGTCCGAAGAAATTTTAAAGGATACGGCCTTTTCGGATAAGGATTTGAGTATTATTGCCTTGCGGTATTTTAATCCCATAGGAGCTCATAAAAGTGCCGATATAGGGGAACTGCCTTCCGGTATTCCCAATAACCTTTTCCCATATATCGCTCAAGTAGCTTTGGGCAAACTGCCTCATCTAAACGTCTTCGGAAACGACTATGATACACCTGACGGCACCTGTATCCGCGACTATATCCACATTTTGGATCTTGCATCGGGACATACTGCCGCCCTGGAAAAAATTGCCTCAGGTTTTAAGGGCTTTGATGTCTATAACCTCGGAACAGGAATCGGTTATTCGGTTTTAGACATAGTAAACGCCTTTAAAAAAGCCTCCGGTATCGATCTTCCCGTTAAATCGGCAGCCCGCCGTGCCGGAGATGTACCGCGTTCTTGTGCAAACCCCGACAAGGCCAACAAAGAGCTCAACTGGAAGGCAAAATATAACCTTGAAGAAATGTGCAAAGACGGCTGGGCTTGGTATAAAAAACACCCCGCAGGCTTTGTGTAA
- a CDS encoding desulfoferrodoxin family protein — protein MNKEISFFLCKEKKGTIIGLDCCPDTEVSCCGEKLSPVKIGSVDAAKEKHVPVIEVNGNTVKVKVGSVAHPMTEEHHIAWVCLKTEKGLQFKELPVTGAPEVEFSLTSDDKVIEAYEFCNLHGVWSGK, from the coding sequence ATGAACAAAGAAATAAGCTTTTTTTTATGTAAAGAGAAAAAAGGAACTATTATCGGGCTTGATTGCTGTCCGGATACTGAGGTTTCATGCTGCGGTGAAAAACTTTCACCCGTTAAAATCGGAAGTGTTGATGCTGCAAAAGAAAAACATGTGCCTGTAATCGAAGTAAACGGAAACACCGTAAAGGTCAAAGTAGGCTCCGTTGCCCATCCTATGACCGAAGAACATCATATAGCTTGGGTATGCCTCAAAACGGAAAAAGGCCTTCAATTTAAGGAGTTACCCGTTACAGGTGCTCCAGAAGTTGAATTCTCCTTAACTTCAGATGACAAGGTCATTGAAGCTTACGAATTCTGTAATCTTCACGGCGTTTGGTCAGGCAAATAA
- a CDS encoding tyrosine-type recombinase/integrase, which produces MAKKEYLLYSARGGRNCAVRFLNTKTGEYLPAISLGTQNKKEAEKIIIQWLKNGIPSKGRVNEIEMMNFILAAIKSKDFNLNSASEVLTALQKRGFVRQSVKVQDTTTPLLSDYIVSFWNREYSTYVKERLATGKTMGRSHCRNMLNTAKKHILPVFGNFYLSEMNTEMINDFLLECQDNGMAGSTINHIAQSICKPLKYAYTKKIIAQNIEIGLLKFAEKRKERGILTYKEVNELFSINWKCKRSFTACLLASQTGMRIGEILALRKDDIGLDRLFIRHSWSEVDGLKTTKTGESRVVPLMQETRELLLALAEDENNLNRYFENPYIFYSGIPNVPVDKKVISKNFYRALELIGITEKERRERSIVFHSWRHYVATYLANNVNKRTGMSITGHKNERTYAGYSSHETDDEFNEKKEALRSLADYKPKIKNENIKFS; this is translated from the coding sequence ATGGCTAAAAAGGAATACCTGCTTTACAGTGCCAGAGGCGGGCGTAATTGTGCAGTCCGGTTCTTAAACACAAAAACCGGAGAATATCTACCGGCAATATCTCTAGGAACTCAAAATAAAAAAGAAGCTGAAAAAATTATCATTCAATGGCTTAAAAATGGGATACCCAGCAAAGGAAGAGTCAATGAAATCGAGATGATGAATTTTATTTTAGCGGCGATCAAAAGCAAAGATTTTAATTTAAACTCGGCATCTGAAGTTTTAACAGCTTTACAAAAAAGAGGTTTTGTAAGACAAAGTGTTAAGGTTCAAGATACAACTACCCCGCTTTTAAGTGATTATATTGTTAGCTTTTGGAATAGAGAATATAGCACCTATGTTAAAGAACGGCTTGCAACCGGTAAAACAATGGGTAGATCTCATTGTCGCAATATGCTCAATACGGCTAAAAAACATATCTTACCGGTATTCGGCAACTTTTATTTATCAGAAATGAATACAGAGATGATAAATGACTTTTTACTTGAATGTCAGGATAATGGTATGGCAGGATCCACAATAAACCATATAGCTCAGTCAATTTGTAAACCTTTAAAATACGCTTATACAAAAAAGATAATTGCACAAAACATAGAAATAGGACTTTTAAAGTTTGCAGAAAAAAGGAAAGAACGGGGCATATTAACTTATAAGGAAGTAAACGAGCTTTTTAGCATAAACTGGAAATGCAAACGCTCTTTTACAGCCTGTCTTTTAGCAAGTCAAACGGGTATGAGAATAGGTGAGATTTTAGCCCTACGAAAAGATGACATAGGCCTTGATAGACTCTTTATCCGTCATTCTTGGTCTGAAGTTGATGGCTTAAAAACAACAAAAACGGGTGAGTCTAGGGTTGTACCTTTAATGCAGGAAACAAGAGAATTATTACTTGCTCTTGCTGAAGATGAAAATAATCTTAACCGTTATTTTGAAAACCCGTATATCTTCTATTCCGGTATTCCCAATGTACCCGTAGATAAAAAGGTCATAAGTAAAAACTTCTATAGAGCCCTAGAGCTTATCGGCATAACCGAAAAAGAGCGGAGGGAACGCAGCATCGTATTTCATTCTTGGCGGCACTATGTAGCGACTTATTTGGCCAACAATGTCAATAAGCGCACCGGAATGAGCATTACCGGCCATAAGAACGAGCGGACTTATGCCGGCTATTCCAGCCATGAAACAGATGATGAGTTTAACGAGAAGAAGGAGGCTTTAAGAAGTTTAGCAGACTATAAGCCTAAAATAAAAAATGAGAATATCAAATTTTCATAG
- a CDS encoding LexA family transcriptional regulator, which produces MENIRLKEIRQALGLNQLEMARKFDKTQSLWSYYEKGIKPIQSDVYIKLQEMGFNIEWLKNGIGSMYLKDKMPIVKNAAEAEKKDLIPFYDIDVTAHISEIFTDTPHSAPAYWLDIPHFKGSIACRVSGDSMAPEISSGDMILVKKINNPDVILWGEIYLVVTDETANNLCTIKKLYQGRTPDTLILRSINPEYAGDTLIPKQSILTIAHVIGCVKMF; this is translated from the coding sequence ATGGAAAATATAAGATTAAAAGAAATTAGACAGGCTTTAGGACTTAATCAGCTTGAAATGGCAAGGAAATTTGACAAAACTCAATCACTTTGGTCATATTATGAAAAAGGTATCAAACCTATACAATCTGATGTATACATTAAACTTCAAGAAATGGGCTTTAATATAGAATGGCTTAAAAACGGTATCGGTAGTATGTATTTAAAAGATAAGATGCCGATAGTAAAAAATGCGGCCGAAGCAGAAAAAAAAGATCTAATCCCTTTCTATGATATAGATGTTACGGCTCATATCTCCGAGATATTCACGGATACGCCTCATTCTGCCCCTGCTTATTGGCTTGACATTCCGCATTTTAAAGGCTCTATAGCCTGTAGAGTATCGGGCGACTCGATGGCTCCGGAAATATCATCAGGCGATATGATTTTGGTAAAAAAAATCAACAACCCCGATGTAATTCTTTGGGGTGAAATCTATCTTGTCGTAACTGATGAGACTGCAAATAATCTATGTACGATTAAAAAGCTATATCAAGGTAGAACCCCCGATACCCTTATTCTAAGGTCTATAAACCCCGAATATGCAGGAGATACGTTAATCCCTAAGCAATCAATACTAACTATAGCCCATGTAATTGGGTGTGTTAAGATGTTTTAA
- a CDS encoding helix-turn-helix domain-containing protein, translating to MINIKGIDYYRIDEAAEKMGVSISFLYKQRRDGTIGSIQVDRVIWINSEQIEEFFNRYKVVAKTTYSIVEKENEIGG from the coding sequence GTGATAAACATCAAGGGGATTGATTATTACAGGATTGACGAAGCCGCCGAAAAAATGGGCGTTTCTATTTCTTTTCTATATAAACAGAGGAGAGATGGAACTATAGGGAGTATTCAGGTTGACAGGGTTATATGGATTAACTCTGAACAAATAGAAGAATTTTTCAATCGATACAAAGTAGTTGCAAAGACTACCTACTCGATTGTAGAAAAAGAAAATGAAATTGGAGGTTAG
- a CDS encoding helix-turn-helix domain-containing protein has translation MNIDVNAFYERIKDLLKEDKKSLDDLMSINGLSFNAKSTYFSMRQAGNLPRADDVLRIAEFFGVSVEYLITGKMPDNREKINKIKDDLLNVIRDLDSI, from the coding sequence ATGAATATAGATGTAAACGCATTTTATGAAAGAATAAAAGACTTACTAAAAGAAGATAAAAAATCACTTGATGACTTGATGTCGATAAATGGCTTATCTTTTAATGCCAAAAGTACATATTTTTCAATGCGTCAAGCCGGTAATCTTCCTAGAGCCGATGATGTATTGCGTATTGCCGAGTTTTTCGGCGTGTCGGTAGAGTACCTTATAACTGGCAAAATGCCGGATAATAGGGAAAAAATCAATAAAATCAAGGACGACCTATTGAATGTTATTCGGGATTTGGATAGCATCTAA
- a CDS encoding LPD29 domain-containing protein, which translates to MKYFTKKMTLEEVKAAYRKAAMQLHPDRGGNTEAMQELNSEFEIAFALAQRLQFTEKGDNTTETADNYRRQFYTANGWQGERYDRSLSIKDITKLIREYVKNAHPAYRFSITSDIDSITIALTEYPVELTNSDLMLNYYHTNYHQRRSYIPSKGNIETDSMTQSDIEEWINYQVETANCEKKFSKSDTWINPVVYEVLQDVKNFMNSYNYDDTDSMSDYFDRNFYDYMEIGRDGKPAKLVERTTRTSKKEKEAERLTA; encoded by the coding sequence ATGAAATACTTTACAAAAAAAATGACATTAGAAGAAGTTAAGGCAGCATATAGGAAAGCTGCTATGCAACTTCATCCTGACAGAGGTGGAAACACCGAAGCAATGCAGGAATTGAACAGCGAATTTGAAATCGCTTTCGCATTAGCTCAGAGGTTGCAATTTACTGAAAAAGGCGATAATACAACAGAGACCGCCGATAACTACCGCCGACAGTTTTACACCGCAAACGGCTGGCAAGGTGAACGCTATGACCGCAGTCTTTCAATAAAAGACATTACTAAGTTAATCCGTGAATATGTTAAAAATGCTCATCCGGCATACCGCTTTTCAATCACATCAGACATAGACAGCATCACAATCGCTTTAACCGAATATCCGGTTGAGTTGACCAATAGCGACCTGATGTTGAATTACTATCACACAAACTATCACCAAAGACGGTCGTATATTCCGTCAAAAGGCAATATCGAAACCGACAGTATGACTCAATCAGACATTGAAGAATGGATTAACTATCAAGTAGAAACGGCAAATTGTGAGAAAAAGTTTAGCAAATCCGACACGTGGATAAATCCGGTTGTATACGAAGTTCTGCAAGATGTTAAAAACTTCATGAACTCATACAACTACGATGACACTGACTCAATGTCGGATTATTTCGATAGAAACTTTTACGACTATATGGAAATTGGCAGAGATGGAAAACCTGCTAAATTGGTAGAACGCACGACTCGTACTTCTAAAAAAGAAAAAGAGGCAGAGAGACTTACAGCATAA
- a CDS encoding DUF6908 domain-containing protein — MTDLEKMALEILKNAEKQAEKKAKEKEQLIAGFGYAKAINATAKKVLQALESKMVDGYAKISNTQGFMPVIVEQIADDKISVAHYYEQNGDLMADPEVVFLKKEFSYGTEYYPIYEKMDGLGLSKDLITFDDSGKVEKVFKTQKDTTVFCNVWLKNIKQQQKIAA; from the coding sequence ATGACAGATTTAGAAAAAATGGCACTTGAGATTTTAAAAAATGCTGAAAAGCAAGCAGAAAAAAAAGCCAAAGAAAAAGAACAGCTTATCGCAGGCTTTGGCTATGCAAAAGCAATCAATGCAACGGCAAAAAAAGTATTGCAAGCTTTAGAGTCTAAAATGGTAGACGGCTATGCAAAGATAAGCAACACGCAAGGCTTTATGCCTGTTATCGTAGAACAAATCGCAGATGACAAAATCTCAGTAGCACACTACTATGAGCAGAACGGAGATTTAATGGCGGATCCGGAAGTGGTTTTCTTAAAAAAAGAATTTTCATACGGCACCGAGTATTACCCTATCTATGAAAAAATGGACGGCTTAGGCTTATCAAAAGACTTAATCACCTTTGATGATAGTGGCAAAGTTGAAAAGGTTTTTAAAACACAAAAAGATACAACCGTCTTTTGCAATGTTTGGCTCAAAAATATTAAGCAACAGCAAAAAATAGCAGCATAA
- a CDS encoding AAA family ATPase, which translates to MAVIVLVIGESGTGKSTSLRNFKKGEASIVNVSKKPLPFKNDLAMLKSDNYKEIETILKRANSKSIIIDDAQYLMAFEYMHRAKEKGFEKFTDIGSNFFNLTETAINLPDDKIVYFLSHIEKTKDGTEKCKTIGQLLDEKITVEGLFSIVLKTVVTLDGNNQRQFCFATINNGSDTVKTPMGMFENALIPNDLKAVDTVIREYYGLPKNDITQIQRGENQNAGNSIMDFAR; encoded by the coding sequence ATGGCAGTAATTGTATTGGTTATTGGAGAAAGTGGAACCGGTAAATCTACGAGTTTACGGAACTTCAAAAAAGGCGAGGCTTCGATAGTAAATGTATCAAAAAAGCCCCTTCCTTTTAAAAATGATTTGGCGATGTTAAAAAGCGACAACTACAAAGAGATTGAAACAATCTTAAAAAGAGCGAATTCAAAAAGCATAATTATTGATGACGCTCAATATTTAATGGCTTTTGAATACATGCATCGAGCAAAAGAAAAAGGTTTTGAAAAGTTTACAGACATCGGAAGTAATTTTTTCAATCTGACAGAAACGGCAATCAATTTACCTGATGATAAGATTGTATATTTTCTTTCACATATTGAAAAAACAAAAGACGGCACAGAAAAATGCAAAACAATTGGGCAGTTGCTGGACGAAAAAATCACAGTAGAAGGCTTATTTTCTATAGTCTTAAAAACTGTTGTAACTTTAGATGGTAACAATCAACGGCAATTTTGTTTTGCAACAATCAACAACGGAAGCGACACGGTAAAAACACCTATGGGTATGTTTGAAAATGCTTTAATACCGAATGACTTAAAAGCAGTTGATACAGTGATCCGTGAATATTACGGATTACCTAAAAATGATATAACACAAATACAAAGAGGAGAAAATCAAAATGCCGGTAACTCAATCATGGACTTTGCAAGATAA
- a CDS encoding DUF1351 domain-containing protein, which yields MKDLEVIENVRDVEPIKLELEIYKQNIGELTTNAEKLKAQVEKQLHFYKAENYSPDTIDNAKKDKAELNKAAKMLNDKRIEIERQFMKPIDDFKNTINETVALIKTASGEIDLIVKAVENKEKEAKKTIIVEYFNSLNFELIGIDKIFNDKWLNKTAKIEDTKKEILEKIDKIKSDLNVLERIGETEARDFYLSTLNLDAALAKADEIKANRERLAKLEAEKKDIEEKKKKDYQELSRLCSGDIAKVSEIEACKIYNDLNGDMEATLNELARLNEEREKPQEIGKEDTESEPITSTASERIYTVDFTAMGTEAQLKELQSFMDKIDIKYQFKK from the coding sequence ATGAAAGATTTAGAAGTTATAGAAAATGTGAGAGATGTAGAACCTATTAAGCTGGAATTGGAAATTTACAAGCAAAACATAGGGGAGCTTACGACTAACGCTGAAAAATTAAAAGCACAGGTAGAAAAACAATTACATTTTTATAAGGCAGAAAATTACAGCCCTGATACTATTGACAATGCAAAGAAAGATAAAGCGGAATTAAACAAGGCCGCAAAAATGCTGAACGACAAACGCATTGAAATAGAAAGACAGTTTATGAAGCCTATCGATGATTTTAAAAACACAATAAATGAAACGGTAGCCTTGATAAAAACAGCATCGGGCGAAATTGATCTCATTGTAAAAGCAGTTGAAAATAAAGAAAAGGAAGCAAAAAAAACTATCATTGTTGAATACTTCAATTCTCTTAATTTTGAGCTTATCGGAATTGATAAAATCTTCAATGATAAATGGCTTAATAAAACGGCTAAAATCGAAGATACGAAAAAAGAAATCCTTGAAAAAATCGACAAAATAAAAAGCGATTTAAACGTTCTTGAGCGTATCGGAGAAACGGAGGCTAGGGATTTTTATCTTTCAACTCTTAACCTTGATGCTGCATTAGCTAAGGCTGATGAAATAAAGGCAAACCGTGAACGACTTGCAAAACTAGAAGCAGAAAAAAAAGATATCGAAGAAAAAAAGAAAAAAGACTACCAAGAGTTAAGCCGTTTATGCTCCGGTGATATTGCTAAGGTTAGTGAAATTGAGGCCTGTAAAATATACAACGACTTAAACGGAGATATGGAAGCTACACTTAATGAACTCGCTAGACTTAATGAAGAAAGAGAAAAGCCACAAGAAATAGGGAAAGAAGATACTGAAAGTGAGCCTATAACATCAACAGCAAGTGAAAGAATATACACAGTTGATTTTACAGCTATGGGAACGGAAGCTCAATTAAAAGAACTTCAATCATTTATGGATAAAATCGATATAAAATATCAGTTTAAAAAATAA
- a CDS encoding DUF669 domain-containing protein: MAFGEHFRIDENYGGSNFKAGEWDCTIVKAEEKTSQSGNEMVVLDFDIPEQGQLKYYLVDDKSSEEAWIRTNQNITRFFDCFNIQRGNFKISSWIGARGKIAIDKGDPTPSGKQYFEVKRLIVENNKQSQNNQGYGRQNTPPQNGYGSRPVQNAESAYVPQNQRGQQNNRQGNPYNLPPVNNGLDNIPF, encoded by the coding sequence ATGGCATTTGGTGAACACTTTAGAATTGATGAAAATTACGGTGGAAGTAATTTTAAAGCTGGAGAATGGGATTGTACAATAGTCAAAGCTGAGGAAAAGACATCTCAATCCGGCAATGAAATGGTTGTTTTGGATTTTGATATTCCTGAACAAGGGCAGCTAAAATATTATCTGGTTGATGACAAATCAAGTGAAGAAGCGTGGATAAGAACTAATCAAAATATTACCCGCTTTTTTGATTGTTTTAATATTCAACGAGGTAATTTTAAAATATCATCTTGGATCGGTGCAAGAGGTAAAATTGCCATTGATAAGGGAGACCCTACCCCTTCGGGCAAACAGTATTTTGAAGTAAAAAGATTGATTGTTGAAAACAACAAGCAGTCTCAAAACAATCAAGGTTACGGCAGACAAAATACACCGCCTCAAAACGGATATGGAAGCCGTCCGGTTCAAAACGCAGAGTCTGCCTATGTACCGCAAAATCAAAGAGGACAACAGAATAACAGACAAGGAAACCCGTATAATCTGCCGCCTGTCAATAACGGGTTAGATAATATACCGTTTTAA